In Carassius gibelio isolate Cgi1373 ecotype wild population from Czech Republic chromosome B19, carGib1.2-hapl.c, whole genome shotgun sequence, one DNA window encodes the following:
- the pygo2 gene encoding pygopus homolog 2 isoform X1 has product MAGQQAGQSQGKRGKGSQMKSPEKKKRKSNTQGAAFSHLSEFAPPPTPMVDHLVASNPFDDDFGPPSRSGGGGGPGGASFLPSPGGGGGGYGGPGRMGGGMGFMGGPGGGQPGRRPPFGPPTPNTGPHHPLGFGGMPGFGGGGGGGGGGGGFPSGGPSQYNMPPNFSPPMHPGQGFNPMLSPGGMGGGPGGGGGPPHPRFGMPQQQPPHGQGSHPFNSPPLPGGPGPRGPPHGPMNPMGSMGGGMNMMGMGGGGGGGNMVGGHPGMPPQGQFPPPQDGPYPGSSPPVGEEGKNFGGPGGGPPVPSQQQPPNLNPSGPPSNNATPGPSPAPGPPQPGGGFPGHPDVQQPNPNTPGQAQSAPQPPNPNSSPTGPHNGPQPQQAPTNQHPPPNSTGGPGPNTPSNQQPTPPNSAPGSAPYNQQNNAPGGSMPNQPPNSNQNNLNNSSGGNTPGSNPNPPSNSNSTPNTQSPLPSGPAPPSAGPGSGPPKLGGGMVFPCGLCMSEVHDDQEAILCEASCQRWFHRDCTGLTEPAYGLLTRESAAVWACDFCLKTKEIQAVYVRQGLGQLVAANDG; this is encoded by the exons ATGGCGGGACAGCAGGCGGGACAGAGTCAAGGAAAACGAGGCAAAG GTTCCCAGATGAAGAGCCCAGAGAAAAAGAAGAGGAAGTCCAACACTCAG GGGGCAGCATTCTCCCACCTCTCTGAGTTTGCACCCCCTCCTACTCCGATGGTTGATCACCTGGTGGCCTCTAACCCTTTCGATGATGACTTTGGTCCGCCATCACGATCTGGTGGAGGGGGGGGTCCAGGTGGTGCCTCATTTCTGCCCAGTCCAGGGGGTGGTGGAGGTGGCTATGGTGGACCCGGTCGAATGGGAGGAGGTATGGGATTCATGGGTGGACCTGGAGGCGGACAGCCTGGCCGACGACCCCCTTTCGGTCCGCCAACACCAAATACTGGACCACACCACCCACTTGGATTTGGGGGCATGCCAGGCTTTGGAGGTGGTGGAGgcggaggaggtggtggaggtggtTTTCCATCAGGAGGCCCATCCCAGTATAACATGCCACCCAATTTCAGCCCACCCATGCACCCTGGGCAAGGCTTCAATCCAATGTTGTCTCCTGGAGGAATGGGTGGTGGTCCAGGAGGTGGAGGAGGTCCACCTCATCCAAGGTTTGGGATGCCTCAGCAACAGCCTCCACATGGACAAGGTAGCCATCCCTTCAACAGCCCACCCTTACCTGGTGGCCCTGGCCCTCGTGGGCCTCCACACGGCCCCATGAACCCTATGGGGAGTATGGGAGGAGGAATGAACATGATGGGCATGGGTGGGGGAGGTGGTGGTGGTAATATGGTGGGTGGACATCCAGGTATGCCTCCACAAGGACAGTTCCCTCCTCCACAAGATGGCCCGTACCCTGGATCAAGTCCTCCTGTTGGTGAAGAGGGAAAGaactttggtggtccaggtggTGGTCCACCTGTTCCCTCTCAACAGCAACCACCTAACCTTAACCCCTCCGGTCCTCCATCCAACAATGCCACCCCTGGCCCATCCCCAGCCCCTGGACCCCCACAGCCTGGAGGTGGTTTCCCAGGTCATCCAGATGTCCAACAACCCAACCCCAACACTCCAGGACAAGCCCAGTCGGCTCCTCAACCCCCCAATCCCAACTCATCCCCAACTGGCCCCCATAACGGTCCCCAGCCTCAACAGGCACCAACCAACCAGCATCCTCCACCCAACTCCACTGGTGGCCCTGGCCCCAACACCCCATCTAACCAACAACCAACTCCACCAAACTCCGCTCCAGGTTCAGCGCCCTACAATCAGCAGAACAATGCTCCTGGTGGTTCAATGCCAAACCAGCCACCCAACTCCAACCAGAACAACCTAAACAACAGCAGTGGTGGCAACACCCCAGGTAGCAACCCCAATCCTCCATCCAACTCCAACTCCACGCCCAACACCCAATCCCCGCTTCCCAGTGGGCCAGCTCCACCCTCTGCTGGCCCGGGCTCCGGTCCCCCAAAGCTTGGTGGAGGCATGGTGTTCCCTTGTGGCCTCTGTATGTCAGAAGTGCATGATGACCAAGAGGCAATCTTGTGCGAGGCCTCCTGCCAACGATGGTTCCATAGAGACTGCACAGGTCTAACTGAGCCAGCATATGGGCTGCTAACCAGGGAGAGCGCCGCAGTGTGGGCATGCGACTTCTGCCTCAAGACAAAGGAGATACAAGCTGTTTATGTGCGACAGGGACTGGGACAGCTGGTGGCTGCAAATGATGGCTGa
- the pygo2 gene encoding pygopus homolog 2 isoform X2 — MKSPEKKKRKSNTQGAAFSHLSEFAPPPTPMVDHLVASNPFDDDFGPPSRSGGGGGPGGASFLPSPGGGGGGYGGPGRMGGGMGFMGGPGGGQPGRRPPFGPPTPNTGPHHPLGFGGMPGFGGGGGGGGGGGGFPSGGPSQYNMPPNFSPPMHPGQGFNPMLSPGGMGGGPGGGGGPPHPRFGMPQQQPPHGQGSHPFNSPPLPGGPGPRGPPHGPMNPMGSMGGGMNMMGMGGGGGGGNMVGGHPGMPPQGQFPPPQDGPYPGSSPPVGEEGKNFGGPGGGPPVPSQQQPPNLNPSGPPSNNATPGPSPAPGPPQPGGGFPGHPDVQQPNPNTPGQAQSAPQPPNPNSSPTGPHNGPQPQQAPTNQHPPPNSTGGPGPNTPSNQQPTPPNSAPGSAPYNQQNNAPGGSMPNQPPNSNQNNLNNSSGGNTPGSNPNPPSNSNSTPNTQSPLPSGPAPPSAGPGSGPPKLGGGMVFPCGLCMSEVHDDQEAILCEASCQRWFHRDCTGLTEPAYGLLTRESAAVWACDFCLKTKEIQAVYVRQGLGQLVAANDG, encoded by the exons ATGAAGAGCCCAGAGAAAAAGAAGAGGAAGTCCAACACTCAG GGGGCAGCATTCTCCCACCTCTCTGAGTTTGCACCCCCTCCTACTCCGATGGTTGATCACCTGGTGGCCTCTAACCCTTTCGATGATGACTTTGGTCCGCCATCACGATCTGGTGGAGGGGGGGGTCCAGGTGGTGCCTCATTTCTGCCCAGTCCAGGGGGTGGTGGAGGTGGCTATGGTGGACCCGGTCGAATGGGAGGAGGTATGGGATTCATGGGTGGACCTGGAGGCGGACAGCCTGGCCGACGACCCCCTTTCGGTCCGCCAACACCAAATACTGGACCACACCACCCACTTGGATTTGGGGGCATGCCAGGCTTTGGAGGTGGTGGAGgcggaggaggtggtggaggtggtTTTCCATCAGGAGGCCCATCCCAGTATAACATGCCACCCAATTTCAGCCCACCCATGCACCCTGGGCAAGGCTTCAATCCAATGTTGTCTCCTGGAGGAATGGGTGGTGGTCCAGGAGGTGGAGGAGGTCCACCTCATCCAAGGTTTGGGATGCCTCAGCAACAGCCTCCACATGGACAAGGTAGCCATCCCTTCAACAGCCCACCCTTACCTGGTGGCCCTGGCCCTCGTGGGCCTCCACACGGCCCCATGAACCCTATGGGGAGTATGGGAGGAGGAATGAACATGATGGGCATGGGTGGGGGAGGTGGTGGTGGTAATATGGTGGGTGGACATCCAGGTATGCCTCCACAAGGACAGTTCCCTCCTCCACAAGATGGCCCGTACCCTGGATCAAGTCCTCCTGTTGGTGAAGAGGGAAAGaactttggtggtccaggtggTGGTCCACCTGTTCCCTCTCAACAGCAACCACCTAACCTTAACCCCTCCGGTCCTCCATCCAACAATGCCACCCCTGGCCCATCCCCAGCCCCTGGACCCCCACAGCCTGGAGGTGGTTTCCCAGGTCATCCAGATGTCCAACAACCCAACCCCAACACTCCAGGACAAGCCCAGTCGGCTCCTCAACCCCCCAATCCCAACTCATCCCCAACTGGCCCCCATAACGGTCCCCAGCCTCAACAGGCACCAACCAACCAGCATCCTCCACCCAACTCCACTGGTGGCCCTGGCCCCAACACCCCATCTAACCAACAACCAACTCCACCAAACTCCGCTCCAGGTTCAGCGCCCTACAATCAGCAGAACAATGCTCCTGGTGGTTCAATGCCAAACCAGCCACCCAACTCCAACCAGAACAACCTAAACAACAGCAGTGGTGGCAACACCCCAGGTAGCAACCCCAATCCTCCATCCAACTCCAACTCCACGCCCAACACCCAATCCCCGCTTCCCAGTGGGCCAGCTCCACCCTCTGCTGGCCCGGGCTCCGGTCCCCCAAAGCTTGGTGGAGGCATGGTGTTCCCTTGTGGCCTCTGTATGTCAGAAGTGCATGATGACCAAGAGGCAATCTTGTGCGAGGCCTCCTGCCAACGATGGTTCCATAGAGACTGCACAGGTCTAACTGAGCCAGCATATGGGCTGCTAACCAGGGAGAGCGCCGCAGTGTGGGCATGCGACTTCTGCCTCAAGACAAAGGAGATACAAGCTGTTTATGTGCGACAGGGACTGGGACAGCTGGTGGCTGCAAATGATGGCTGa